The Podospora pseudocomata strain CBS 415.72m chromosome 1 map unlocalized CBS415.72m_1, whole genome shotgun sequence genome has a segment encoding these proteins:
- the SRC1 gene encoding inner nuclear membrane protein enriched at telomere/subtelomere region (COG:S; EggNog:ENOG503NUKS) encodes MSDSESVDYLQPDFDPKSLTVPRLRSILVTYNVQYPSTAKKSDLIELFVDQVLPQSKKILAARARVKRMSRGIVDADSEHTSSTDFGNDYEDLPPPPASVSRRSRSPRKPTRIKRESEDPEHLPVVTPARNRASSPRKRTSRSVSAQPPSFSDAETAAGPEPPRTITRETPFKTPKAEPDQRDNFFKRTPETESVFSSDNPFQSGANTPATAIKTPSHRRKTSGFDSVRRQQFVTPSTSRRQTDGPVFGGTPATSTISRTFEIPAANYRAQTPEMEAGEEFTPDEQLALMQEEAANPQLALARQPPHPKKKSSLSTPFWVLFTTLLVAYAAWYRQEKVAVGYCGLGREPTELIPSTIRIPEWASEVASRFDIEDIQVPEWVFTYIEPQCEPCPPHAYCYEDFTARCEPDFLLKPHPLSLGGVIPLPPTCEPDGEKVRRVQAVADKAVEELRDRRAKYECGEPLEPEGQPLDSPSIDEAELKQILSQKRNKRMAADEFDDLWVAAIGEVKSRGEVEVHSDENVTGSAGGFPTTSLSSTSLAGLPLTCAIQRSAKLGLARHRLSIGGLIMSLLSILYGRRRFQKNRALAARVPALVDVVLDRLANQKELAFEDEKEDAFLFLPNLRDDLLRSMHSLADRERLWTRVRALVEQNANVRTGQRESHNGEVGRAWEWIGPSRIANGEGSARRSGRKSMRVSWGPGVKDEDEQEVVPHRKWEEGPGRPIY; translated from the exons ATGTCCGACAGTGAGAGTGTCGACTACCTGCAGCCGGACTTCGATCCAAAGTCGTTGACGGTGCCGCGACTGCGGTCAATTCTGGTTACTTATAATGTTCAATATCCATCGACCGCAAAGAAGTCAGACCTGATCGAGCTCTTTGTCGATCAGGTGCTTCCGCAGTCCAAGAAGATTCTTGCTGCGCGCGCTCGTGTCAAGCGGATGAGCCGCGGTATTGTCGACGCTGATTCCGAACACACGAGCAGCACTGATTTCGGCAACGACTACGAGGatctgccaccacctccggccTCGGTGTCGCGTCGGTCAAGGTCGCCAAGGAAGCCTACGAGGATCAAGCGCGAGTCGGAAGACCCAGAGCACCTTCCTGTGGTGACGCCTGCGCGAAACCGGGCCAGCAGCCCTCGGAAGAGGACATCGCGCTCCGTCAGCGCGCAACCACCATCGTTTTCCGACGCCGAGACTGCCGCCGGGCCTGAGCCACCTCGGACCATTACCCGCGAAACTCCTTTCAAGACACCCAAGGCAGAGCCGGATCAGCGCGATAACTTTTTCAAGCGTACGCCAGAGACGGAGAGCGTGTTCAGCAGTGATAACCCGTTCCAGAGTGGGGCGAACACTCCCGCAACAGCGATCAAGACGCCCTCGCATCGTCGCAAGACGTCAGGGTTTGACTCTGTGAGGAGACAGCAATTCGTCACGCCTTCGACATCTCGCCGTCAGACGGACGGCCCCGTGTTTGGGGGCACTCCCGCAACATCTACAATCAGCCGAACGTTTGAGATCCCTGCTGCCAACTACAGGGCTCAGACACCAGAGATggaagctggggaggagtTCACTCCTGATGAACAGTTGGCTCTCatgcaggaggaggctgccaatCCTCAGCTCGCTCTTGCTCGGCAGCCGCCTCAtcccaagaagaagtcgagCTTGTCAACACCATTCTGGGTTCTATTTACGACACTCCTTGTCGCCTATGCTGCTTGGTACAGGCAAGAGAAGGTTGCGGTGGGATACTGTGGCTTGGGCCGGGAGCCTACCGAACTTATTCCGTCGACTATTCGGATCCCAGAGTGGGCGTCAGAGGTTGCCTCCCGTTTCGATATCGAGGATATTCAGGTTCCTGAGTGGGTCTTCACCTATATTGAACCCCAATGCGAGCCTTGCCCTCCACACGCCTACTGCTACGAGGACTTCACTGCTCGCTGTGAGCCCGACTTTCTCCTGAAGCCTCACCCGCTTTCCCTCGGCGGAGTCATCCCACTGCCCCCCACTTGTGAGCCAGATGGAGAGAAGGTTCGCCGTGTTCAGGCTGTTGCAGACAaggctgtcgaggagctGCGGGATCGAAGGGCCAAGTACGAGTGCGGTGAACCTCTCGAGCCAGAGGGGCAGCCATTGGACAGCCCGTCGATCGACGAAGCGGAGCTTAAACAAATTCTTAGCCAAAAGCGGAACAAGAGAATGGCCGCTGATGAGTTTGACGACCTTTGGGTTGCCGCGATTGGAGAGGTCAAGTCTCGGGGTGAAGTGGAAGTCCACAGCGATGAAAATGT AACCGGAAGTGCCGGAGGCTTTCCTACCACCAGTCTATCGTCCACCTCTCTCGCTGGCCTTCCGCTCACGTGCGCCATCCAGCGGTCGGCGAAGCTCGGACTGGCAAGACATCGACTCTCTATTGGTGGACTAATCATGTCGCTACTGTCGATTCTTTATGGGCGTCGCCGCTTCCAGAAGAACCGCGCTCTGGCAGCGCGGGTGCCGGCCCTGGTTGACGTTGTCCTTGATCGCCTCGCCAATCAGAAGGAACTCGcttttgaggatgagaaggaggacgcCTTCCTTTTCTTGCCAAACCTTAGGGACGATCTGCTTCGTTCGATGCACAGCCTGGCTGACCGGGAGCGCCTGTGGACTCGGGTTCGTGCTCTGGTTGAGCAAAACGCCAATGTTCGCACCGGGCAGAGGGAGAGTCACAATGGTGAAGTCGGTCGTGCCTGGGAGTGGATTGGGCCAAGCAGGATCGCCAACGGTGAGGGTtcggcgaggaggtcgggAAGAAAAAGCATGAGAGTGTCGTGGGGTCCTGGCGTaaaggatgaggatgagcaAGAGGTTGTGCCGCACaggaagtgggaggagggaccGGGAAGGCCGATCTACTGA
- the CHS3_1 gene encoding Chitin synthase, class 3 (CAZy:GT2_Chitin_synth; EggNog:ENOG503NTYK; COG:M) — MSLPERPGAKPSYEERHSYRHTPSRRQRPADIEAGYVPVAGQSHHQRGPSASSFAETIQSPNTEIERTPLSPTGDAPPAPESPFQRKRSLIRPERNRIGKDHPNYHYRKHAANMATLPSSTGNDPIAEDLEGTTDLSNTGSRNEETRSDESPPRKKRNSKHHRDADAEKTTRSRRRSSGARHGKITKDSKGNKKKKHVEQMSPPSLWNIYCAIITFWCPGFVLKCFGMPAKAQQRAWREKMGLISIILFIMGVVGFLTFGFTQVVCGKPPLRLRVNEVGAGYMIFHGSAYDLASSHHPPAEGIPRRLDGNGANVLFDLPEKHGGKDGSFLFQNVNGKCKGLINPAPGSDVPVDDGNLGWYFPCTTFNQDGSSKPNTTIPYYLGYACHTTARSRDDFYLKLSGAADVYFTWDDIKNSSRNLVVYSGNVLDLDLLNWFNDTQVTYPDRFKELRNRDSAANKAIRGRDITRAFQSSGDKRNAECFEELIKVGTVDTDTVGCIASKVVLYCSLVLILSVVLARFVLAIIFQWFISKTYGASKTSQSSDPRKRQQQIEDWTEDIYRAPPRFPGEAGSSVNGSSDRQSKRSSTFLPTTSRFSAVYSVDRSQRKSSVPTTMGVQSAAGQLLSPNAVYRHGNDSRSSFLKSDPYTSNGTPSDQGFGPGGFKEGFIHERVVAQPPSDWMPHGFPLAHAICLVTAYSEGELGIRTTLDSIAMTDYPNSHKVILVICDGIIKGKGEQYSTPEIVLRMMKDEVIPPDQVQAFSYVAVASGAKRHNMAKIYAGFYDYGADSIIPTEKQQRVPMMVVVKCGTPDEAVKSKPGNRGKRDSQIILMSFLQKVMFDERMTELEYEMFNGLWRVTGISPDFYEIVLMVDADTKVFPDSLTHMISAMVKDPDIMGLCGETKIANKRASWVSAIQVFEYFISHHLAKSFESVFGGVTCLPGCFCMYRIKAPKGAQNYWVPILANPDVVEHYSENVVDTLHKKNLLLLGEDRYLSTLMLRTFPKRKQVFVPQAVCKTTVPDEFMVLLSQRRRWINSTIHNLMELVLVRDLCGTFCFSMQFVVFIELIGTLVLPAAIAFTFYVVIISIVNSPPQIIPLILLGLILGLPAILIVVTAHSWSYVVWMIIYLFSLPIWNFVLPTYAFWKFDDFSWGDTRKTAGEKTKKAGIEYEGEFDSSKITMKRWAEFERDRRIRANYWASSENIAGGSQQQQPLQGHPHGHGPYDDYYSDV, encoded by the exons ATGTCCCTCCCCGAACGGCCGGGCGCGAAGCCCTCTTATGAGGAGCGTCACAGCTACCGGCACACGCCCTCGCGGCGCCAACGGCCGGCAGACATCGAGGCCGGGTACGTCCCGGTCGCCGGCCAGTCACACCATCAACGTGGGccatcagcctcctccttcgccgaGACTATACAGTCTCCTAATACAGAAATAGAGAGAACCCCGTTATCGCCGACTGGCGATGCGCCACCTGCCCCCGAGTCTCCCTTTCAACGCAAACGCAGTCTTATCCGACCCGAACGAAACAGAATAGGCAAAGACCACCCAAACTACCACTACCGCAAACATGCcgccaacatggccaccCTACCGTCCTCGACCGGCAACGATCCGATCGCCGAAGACTTGGAGGGAACCACCGACCTGTCCAACACTGGTTCCAGGAACGAGGAGACGCGGTCAGACGAATCGCCgccgagaaagaaaaggaactCGAAACACCACCGCGATGCAGATGCGGAAAAGACGACCCGATCAAGACGGAGATCGAGTGGGGCGAGGCACGGCAAAATCACCAAGGACAGCAagggaaacaagaagaagaagcatgtGGAGCAGATGAGCCCACCAAGTCTTTGGAATATCTACTGCGCCATCATCACGTTCTGGTGCCCAGGTTTTGTTCTGAAGTGCTTCGGGATGCCGGCTAAGGCCCAGCagagggcttggagggagaagatgggaCTGATCAGCATCATCTTGTTTATTATGGGGGTTGTCGGTTTTCTCACCTTCGGCTTTACGCAGGTTGTCTGTGGCAAACCACCTCTCCGCTTGCGCGTGAACGAAGTTGGCGCGGGCTACATGATTTTCCACGGCTCCGCCTACGACCTTGcatcctcccaccaccctcccgccGAGGGCATTCCCCGCCGCCTTGATGGAAATGGCGCCAACGTCCTCTTCGATCTCCCCGAGAAGCACGGCGGAAAAGATGGCAGCTTCTTGTTTCAAAACGTCAATGGAAAATGCAAAGGACTGATTAACCCCGCCCCCGGGTCTGACGTccctgttgatgatggcaatTTAGGCTGGTATTTCCCTTGCACGACTTTCAACCAGGATGGATCATCAAAGCCAAATACGACGATTCCGTATTATCTCGGCTACGCCTGCCACACCACCGCTCGCTCGAGAGATGATTTCTACCTGAAGCTGTCCGGTGCCGCCGATGTGTACTTTACCTGGGACGATATCAAGAATAGCTCTCGCAATCTTGTTGTCTACTCTGGCAATGTACTGGACCTGGATCTGCTCAACTGGTTCAACGATACACAGGTCACCTACCCTGACCGCTTCAAGGAGCTCAGAAACCGTGATTCGGCTGCAAACAAGGCGATTCGGGGCCGCGATATCACCCGTGCTTTCCAGTCGTCCGGTGACAAGCGGAATGCCGAATGTTTCGAGGAGCTCATCAAGGTCGGAACAGTCGATACGGACACTGTTGGATGCATCGCGTCCAAGGTTGTTCTGTATTGTTCGCTCGTGCTGATTCTTTCGGTTGTTCTCGCAAGGTTCGTTCTTGCCATTATTTTCCAGTGGTTCATAAGCAAAACCTACGGTGCGAGCAAGACCTCACAATCATCCGACCCCCGCAAACGGCAGCAACAGATCGAGGACTGGACGGAGGACATCTATCGGGCTCCACCGCGGTTCCCCGGCGAGGCTGGAAGCAGTGTTAACGGCTCTTCCGACCGTCAGAGCAAACGCAGCAGCACCTTCTTGCCTACTACCTCTCGTTTCTCGGCTGTGTATAGCGTAGACCGTTCCCAGCGCAAGTCCTCGGTCCCTACAACCATGGGAGTGCAGAGTGCCGCGGGTCAGCTCCTCAGCCCGAACGCTGTGTACCGGCATGGTAACGACAGCCGGTCCAGCTTCCTGAAATCCGACCCCTACACGTCTAACGGCACTCCCAGCGACCAAGGCTTTGGCCCTGGTGGGTTCAAGGAAGGATTCATTCACGAGCGTGTGGTTGCTCAACCGCCGTCCGACTGGATGCCCCATGGTTTCCCGCTCGCTCATGCGATCTGCTTGGTTACAGCCTATTCGGAGGGTGAACTTGGTATCCGCACAACTTTGGACTCGATCGCCATGACTGATTATCCCAACAGCCACAAGGTGATTCTCGTTATTTGCGACGGTATcatcaagggcaagggtGAACAATACTCGACTCCCGAGATCGTTTTGCGCATGATGAAAGACGAGGTCATCCCTCCTGATCAGGTCCAAGCCTTCTCCTACGTGGCGGTAGCCAGCGGCGCCAAGCGACACAATATGGCCAAGATCTATGCTGGATTCTACGACTATGGCGCCGATTCCATCATCCCGACGGAGAAGCAACAGCGTGTCCCCATGATGGTCGTGGTCAAGTGCGGCACCCCTGACGAAGCCGTGAAGTCAAAGCCTGGTAATCGCGGCAAGCGGGACAGTCAGATCATCCTGATGTCCTTCCTCCAAAAGGTTATGTTCGATGAGCGTATGACGGAACTGGAGTACGAGATGTTCAACGGCTTGTGGAGGGTCACGGGCATCTCTCCTGATTTCTACGAGATCGTTCTGATGGTGGACGCCGATACCAAGGTTTTCCCCGACAGTCTCACCCACATGATTTCTGCCATGGTCAAGGATCCCGATATCATGGGCTTGTGCGGTGAAACCAAGATTGCCAACAAGCGAGCAAGCTGGGTATCGGCCATCCAGGTTTTCGAGTACTTTATTTCGCATCATCTCGCCAAGTCATTCGAATCGGTCTTTGGTGGTGTCACCTGTCTTCCCGGTTGTTTCTGCATGTACCGCATCAAGGCTCCCAAAGGAGCTCAAAACTACTGGGTTCCCATCCTGGCCAACCCTGACGTTGTTGAGCACTACTCGGAGAACGTCGTGGATACGCTTCACAAGAAGAACcttctgctgcttggtgAAGATCGTTACCTCTCTACGCTCATGCTGCGCACCTTCCCCAAGCGCAAGCAAGTCTTCGTCCCCCAGGCTGTCTGCAAAACTACGGTTCCTGATGAGTTCATGGTCCTGCTTTCTCAACGTCGTCGCTGGATCAACTCGACCATTCACAACCTGATGGAACTTGTTCTTGTCAGAGATTTGTGTGGAACATTCTGCTTCAGTATGCAGTTTGTCGTCTTCATCGAACTCATCGGTACTCTTGTGCTGCCTGCCGCCATTGCCTTTACCTTCTATGTTG TTATCATCTCGATCGTCAACTCGCCACCTCAGATTATTCCCCTcattcttcttggtctcATTCTCGGCTTACCAGCTATTCTCATCGTCGTGACAGCCCATAGCTGGTCCTATGTCGTCTGGATGATCATCTATCTCTTCTCACTCCCCATCTGGAACTTTGTACTCCCGACATACGCATTCTGGAAGTTTGACGACTTCTCGTGGGGTGACACTCGAAAGACGGCTGGCGaaaagacgaagaaggcTGGCATCGAGTATGAGGGCGAGTTCGACAGCAGCAAGATCACCATGAAGAGGTGGGCCGAGTTTGAGCGCGACCGCAGAATCAGAGCCAACTATTGGGCATCAAGCGAGAACATTGCCGGCGGtagccaacaacaacaaccgctgCAGGGGCATCCACACGGGCATGGGCCATATGACGACTACTATTCGGAcgtgtaa
- a CDS encoding uncharacterized protein (COG:S; EggNog:ENOG503NZKJ), whose translation MRPRKSILGTASSPTQPRRLGSLINQTFVSLAQSTEPFQATIAFPSTSHYTSRPELTTTYAPDEADDEGEDSSYDLEEEDDGDGIYLDEEDDDEDDNNGDHSSDNYLDENLCYNDPYNFPVHNHPPQPSDVPPHPDLYLSEESDFSDGAGTPLVNHYSDVLNLLSHDMDIESASDTDAGIEYSSHEEDDGLDNSPPGSISGPEPSLQSGDDVFYDGQPPVETTMVDYMSAASFHSIPPPAPNPPMMHHAMTTWFEGDHPVALSNPNSGTLRPSNYGLADFLHNWTRQSNMLQGLVRGRAPWPDKIKEFVSAEPTCVKRDDLQGDICDFQGVDWDDMGVLRKEARERRLLTYNNYVNIPGSDKWTPDLLDVMLPQRESFFRFRRMNIRRNVNLAHFQLRYLLGSTSRSRVFYPSINSIQQLNPISGEARPIVKLSDTAGSQISTLIADHGVLVAGSFTGEYTLRHLDSNEPESKACHTGTITTHLSGITNHVQVHQARSSSSPLAAFASNDMVFRTLDIATETWLSCENFDFPLNCTALSPDKRLRVMVGDTLNVTITAAESTLPDGKPEVLRELSGHHDFGFACDWADDGWTIATAFQDKSVKIWDARYLTDSSGASVPLCTIRMQMAGARNLRFSPVGSGKRVLVAAEEADFINIIDAQTFRSKQTLDVFSEIGGVTFANGGQDLMVLCCDRDRGGLLQLERCGLGDESVFQTEDDNGKPVRLGEHPLRHHRGGSYDWPESMFTEDRRRKGSSTKRYRKAAAQFDIEPF comes from the exons ATGCGGCCTCGAAAATCCATTTTGGGCACTGCTTCCTCACCTACCCAACCCCGCAGGCTTGGGAGTCTCATCAACCAGACCTTTGTCTCTCTTGCCCAGTCCACCGAGCCTTTCCAGGCCACTATTGCTTTTCCATCAACCAGTCACTATACCTCTCGCCCAGAGTTGACCACCACATACGCCCCTGACGAGGCagacgacgagggagaggactCGTCCTAtgacttggaggaggaagacgacgggGACGGAATCTAtcttgatgaggaagacgacgacgaagacgacaacAACGGGGACCACAGCTCGGACAACTACCTGGACGAGAACCTATGTTATAACGACCCATATAACTTTCCTGTTCAtaaccacccaccacagccTTCAGACGTCCCACCCCATCCCGACCTGTATCTGTCCGAAGAGAGTGACTTCTCGGATGGTGCTGGAACCCCGTTGGTGAATCACTATTCAGACGTCTTGAACCTGCTCTCTCACGACATGGATATTGAAAGCGCGAGCGACACCGACGCTGGGATCGAGTATTCGAGccatgaagaagatgacgggCTGGACAACAGCCCGCCTGGTTCCATCAGCGGTCCCGAGCCGTCACTCCAGAGTGGGGATGATGTCTTTTATGACGGCCAGCCACCAGTAGAAACAACGATGGTTGATTATATGAGTGCGGCTTCATTCCATTCAAtacctccaccagctcccaacccacccatgATGCACCATGCGATGACAACTTGGTTCGAGGGTGACCACCCTGTTGCTCTCTCGAATCCCAACTCAGGGACCTTGAGGCCCAGCAATTACGGCCTGGCTGATTTTTTGCACAACTGGACACGACAGAGCAACATGCTGCAAGGCTTGGTCCGCGGGCGAGCTCCATGGCCAGACAAAATCAAAGAATTTGTCTCCGCCGAGCCGACATGTGTCAAGCGCGATGATCTTCAGGGCGATATTTGCGACTTTCAGGGTGTCGACTGGGACGATATGGGGGTGCTGAGAAAAGAAGCACGGGAACGCCGGCTGCTCACTTACAACAACTATGTTAACATACCAGGCTCAGACAAGTGGACT CCCGATCTGCTTGATGTTATGCTCCCACAAAGGGAAAGCTTCTTTCGGTTCCGCCGGATGAATATCAGGCGTAATGTGAACTTGGCCCACTTTCAGCTTCGCTATCTGTTAGGAAGCACTTCGCGTTCACGGGTCTTTTATCCTAGCATCAACTCCATACAGCAACTAAATCCCATCTCGGGCGAAGCCCGCCCGATTGTGAAACTGAGCGACACCGCCGGATCACAGATATCGACCCTCATCGCCGACCATGGCGTCCTGGTGGCGGGTAGCTTTACTGGAGAGTATACCCTCCGCCATCTCGATTCGAATGAGCCCGAGAGCAAGGCCTGCCACACCGGAACTATCACCACCCATCTCAGTGGTATCACGAACCATGTCCAGGTCCACCAGGCGCggtcatcctcgtcgccgtTGGCAGCTTTCGCCTCAAATGACATGGTGTTTCGGACGCTGGACATCGCCACTGAGACTTGGCTCTCTTGCGAGAACTTTGATTTCCCGTTGAACTGCACAGCGCTGTCACCAGACAAGCGGTTGCGTGTCATGGTGGGCGACACGCTAAACGTGACCATCACAGCGGCTGAATCAACACTTCCAGACGGCAAACCAGAGGTCCTCCGTGAACTTTCGGGCCACCACGATTTCGGCTTCGCCTGTGACTGGGCGGACGACGGCTGGACCATCGCCACGGCGTTCCAAGACAAGTCTGTCAAAATATGGGATGCCAGGTACTTGACCGACAGCTCAGGCGCCTCGGTTCCCCTCTGTACGATTCGAATGCAGATGGCCGGGGCGAGAAACTTGAGATTCTCGCCAGTGGGAAGCGGCAAGAGAGTCCTCGTggcggccgaggaagccGACTTTATCAACATCATCGATGCCCAGACGTTCCGCTCCAAGCAGACGTTGGATGTGTTTAGCGAAATCGGCGGTGTAACTTTTGCAAACGGCGGTCAAGATTTAATGGTCTTGTGCTGTGACCGTGATCGTGGAGGGTTGCTGCAACTGGAACGGTGTGGGCTTGGAGACGAGTCAGTCTTCCAGACGGAGGACGACAATGGTAAGCCAGTCCGTCTTGGAGAGCACCCTCTCCGGCATCACAGAGGCGGTAGCTATGACTGGCCCGAGTCCATGTTCACAGAAGacagaagaaggaaagggagctcgacgaagaggtacaggaaggcggcggcgcagTTCGATATCGAACCGTTCTGA
- the HIS1 gene encoding ATP phosphoribosyltransferase (ATP-PRTase) (ATP-PRT) (COG:E; EggNog:ENOG503NU58; BUSCO:EOG09263LP3) has protein sequence MDLVNRLVFPSPPSPLLYAVLSGLVCASFFPIYIMPPPELISLNSLEGRLLFAVPKKGRLLQAALNLLEGADIQFKRENRLDIALVKNLPIALVFLPAADIPTFVGEGRVDLGITGYDQVQEHDAGVRAIARARRMSNEWSPKDEKPRGCDTILDLGFGSCKLQIQVPAKGEYQTGKDLIGKNIGTSFVHLASEYFARLELEQEGIKVDSTASYAGRKLRTKIIELSGSVEAACALGVADGIVDLVESGETMKAAGLKAIETVVETSAILIKSKAPSNPAMVDLIAARINGVITAQKYVLCQYNVPRAQLVDATKVTPGKRAPTVTSLEEDGWVAVSAMVEKKRIAPVMDDLTKVGATDILVLDIHNTRGS, from the exons ATGGATTTGGTAAACAGGTTGgtttttccttcccctccatcccctctgCTTTATGCTGTCCTGTCTGGTTTGGTTTGCGCCAGTTTCTTCCCCATATATATCATGCCTCCACCAGAGCTGATCAGTCTTAACAGCCTAGAAGGCCGTCTGCTCTTCGCAGTTCCTAAGA AGGGTCGTCTCCTCCAAGcagccctcaacctcctcgaagGCGCCGACATCCAGTTCAAGCGCGAGAACCGCCTCGACATCGCCCTCGTCAAGAACCTCCCCATCgccctcgtcttcctccccgcgGCCGACATCCCCACCTTCGTCGGCGAGGGCCGCGTCGACCTCGGCATCACGGGCTATGACCAGGTCCAGGAGCACGACGCCGGCGTCCGCGCCATCGCGCGCGCCCGCCGCATGAGCAACGAGTGGTCCCCCAAGGACGAGAAGCCCCGGGGCTgcgacaccatcctcgacctcgggTTCGGCTCCTGCAAGCTCCAGATACAGGTCCCGGCCAAGGGGGAGTACCAGACGGGCAAGGACCTGATCGGGAAGAACATCGGCACCAGCTTTGTCCACCTCGCGTCCGAGTACTTTGCCAGGTTGGAGCTCGAGCAGGAGGGCATCAAGGTCGACAGCACGGCCAGCTACGCCGGGAGGAAACTCAGGACGAAGATTATTGAGTTGAGCGGGAGTGTCGAGGCGGCGTGCGCGTTGGGTGTGGCGGATGGTAttgttgatcttgtcg AATCCGGCGAAACAATGAAAGCCGCCGGTCTCAAAGCCATCGAAACCGTGGTCGAAACCTcggccatcctcatcaagtCAAAggccccctccaacccagccatggTCGATCTCATCGCCGCCCGCATCAACGGCGTCATCACGGCCCAAAAGTACGTCCTCTGCCAGTACAACGTCCCCCGCGCCCAGCTCGTCGACGCGACAAAGGTCACCCCCGGCAAGCGCGCCCCCaccgtcacctccctcgaggaggacggcTGGGTCGCCGTCAGCGCTATGGTCGAGAAGAAGCGGATCGCGCCTGTTATGGACGACCTCACCAAGGTTGGCGCGACGGATATTCTTGTTTTGGACATTCACAACACCCGTGGGAGCTGA
- a CDS encoding uncharacterized protein (COG:G; EggNog:ENOG503NU40), producing MSTWSGKPSVKGSTETMRMFLLTCVSIGITFTWGVEMTYCTPYLLSLGLSKGQTSLVWVAGPLSGLIVQPIIGVVADESTSKWGRRRPIIVIGSFIVSGSLLALGFTKEIVDFFISDKDTAQLMTIVLAVLSLYSVDFSINAVMSCGRSLVVDTLPISKQQTGAAWASRMGSLGHIIGYAMGAIDLVGIFGPTLGDTQFKQLTVIAALGMLATAFITCWAVTERILLSVRHDPRQTDVRFKVVRQICSTVLTLPPRIQAICNAVFWSWIGWFPFIVYSSTWVGETYFRYDVSADARNSDDALGDMGRIGSTALTVYSTVSFISAWVLPALIQAPEDKSFTHRPPASIAPLINTFNKYKPDLLTAWIAGNIMFACAMFITPFATSFRFATAIVALCGIPWSVAGWAPTTFLGIEVNKLSGQPDPTARNIEMRDVSVLEMGKPDEESSSSSGGLSGVYFGILNIYVTIPQFLSTLMSGMVFAMLEPGKSPELAHEAHPSETADPTGPNAIAVTMFLGALGSLVAAVVTKKLRYV from the exons ATGTCGACATGGAGTGGGAAACCGAGCGTGAAGGGGAGCACCGAGACGATGCGCATGTTCTTATTGACATGCGTATCCATTGGCATCAC CTTCACATGGGGAGTGGAAATGACTT ATTGTACCCCATACCTCCTCTCACTCGGACTATCAAAGGGGCAGACATCTCTGGTTTGGGTCGCGGGGCCATTATCGGGGCTGATAGTTCAGCCCATTATCGGTGTTGTAGCTGATGAATCGACGTCGAAatgggggaggcggcggccCATCATCGTTATAGGGTCTTTCATCGTGTCCGGCAGTTTACTTGCGTTGGGCTTCACCAAGGAGATTGTGGATTTCTTCATTAGTGACAAGGACACTGCACAACTGATGACCATTGTGCTTGCGGTCCTTTCGTTGTACTCGGTTGATTTCTCCATTAATGCCGTCATGTCTTGCGGCAGGAGTTTAGTGGTAGACACACTCCCAATATCCAAACAGCAAACCGGTGCTGCCTGGG CAAGTCGAATGGGTTCCCTTGGCCATATTATTGGTTATGCCATGGGCGCAATCGACCTGGTCGGTATCTTCGGACCAACACTCGGAGACACCCAGTTCAAACAGCTCACCGTCATCGCCGCGCTGGGCATGCTCGCCACCGCCTTCATAACATGCTGGGCAGTCACCGAACGAATCCTCCTCTCGGTCCGCCACGACCCCCGCCAAACCGACGTGCGCTTCAAAGTCGTCCGCCAGATCTGTTCCACAgtcctcaccctcccaccGCGCATCCAAGCCATCTGCAACGCCGTCTTCTGGTCCTGGATCGGCTGGTTCCCCTTCATCGTCTACAGCAGCACCTGGGTAGGCGAGACGTACTTCCGCTACGACGTTTCGGCCGACGCCCGCAACTCTGACGACGCCCTCGGCGACATGGGCCGCATCGGCAGCACAGCCCTGACGGTGTACTCGACCGTCTCCTTCATCAGCGCCTGGGTCCTGCCGGCGCTGATCCAAGCCCCCGAAGACAAGAGCTTCACCCACCGGCCCCCGGCTAGCATCGCCCCCCTGATCAACACCTTCAACAAGTACAAACCCGACCTCTTGACCGCCTGGATCGCGGGGAACATCATGTTCGCCTGCGCAATGTTTATCACCCCGTTCGCGACCTCGTTCCGCTTCGCCACGGCGATCGTCGCCCTCTGCGGCATCCCCTGGAGCGTGGCCGGGTGGGCGCCGACGACCTTTCTCGGAATCGAAGTGAATAAACTCAGCGGACAGCCAGACCCCACAGCAAGAAATATTGAGATGCGGGACGTCTCGGTGCTGGAGATGGGCAAGCCGGACGAGGAGAGTAGTTCTTCATCTGGCGGCCTGAGCGGGGTTTATTTCGGTATCTTAAACATTTATGTCACGATCCCCCAGTTTCTTAGCACGCTGATGAGCGGGATGGTGTTTGCGATGCTGGAGCCGGGGAAGAGCCCCGAGCTGGCGCACGAGGCGCACCCTAGCGAGACGGCCGATCCGACGGGGCCGAACGCGATTGCCGTGACGATGTTTTTGGGGGCTTTGGGGtcgttggtggcggcggtggtgaccAAGAAGTTGAGGTATGTGTAA